A window of the Brachyspira suanatina genome harbors these coding sequences:
- a CDS encoding DUF167 domain-containing protein: MNIEVKVTAGAKSNSFKFENGAYSIRIMAKAIDGKANKAIIDFLADELNIKKRDIEILKGEKNSKKLISININDDDLKKYFNK; encoded by the coding sequence ATGAACATAGAAGTTAAAGTAACAGCGGGAGCTAAATCCAACAGTTTTAAATTTGAGAATGGGGCCTATTCCATTCGCATTATGGCTAAGGCTATAGACGGCAAAGCTAATAAGGCTATAATTGATTTTTTGGCTGATGAGCTTAATATCAAAAAAAGAGATATTGAAATATTAAAGGGTGAGAAAAACAGCAAAAAACTTATCTCTATTAATATCAATGATGATGATTTAAAAAAGTATTTTAATAAATAA
- a CDS encoding DUF262 domain-containing protein, with translation MSIHVNILTLKELLEKQLVIPEYQRFYVWDKENVDDLLNDLKDFFLNNENEEYYLGTVILHNDKTNKKYNIIDGQQRILTLLIILYVFEQQEYNIEGKFNNKITMQNIRNNYKYVKEYLDNNQNNKITLLNNIIFTEIETDSEDEAFIFFDTQNGRGVTLDAIDYLKSYHLRAIKDDDYRDIIAEDWDQNNRYNKNKKHNNLNILFNEILWKARRWTGRNIHYENIKEIKREFEKNTKHNDNDQCLYYTNIENIMYIDKNITKDINSLVFNIQEKNIKIKDKKYYPFKIRQPIMEGINFFLYTNKYNEIYKYLFYNDEISDEYEIKKFNKLYTDIYKTNISKYLKSLFELLCVVYYDKYGEKDLFKFALYCDYLIGNYRILKARISKETIIKILKFDIEEKETDNLLDIIQMSFEADEIIKFIDKITPKIKENIDIKKSGVISKYIISYSNFIKDKGIDINITWMKDKKNIKYKMNKLKDRKNSILEIISKGQ, from the coding sequence ATGAGTATTCATGTAAATATATTAACTCTAAAAGAATTATTAGAAAAACAATTGGTTATTCCTGAATACCAAAGATTTTATGTATGGGATAAAGAAAATGTTGATGATCTTTTAAATGACTTAAAAGATTTTTTCCTAAATAATGAGAATGAAGAATATTATTTAGGAACAGTAATTCTTCATAATGATAAAACAAATAAAAAATACAATATTATAGATGGTCAGCAGCGTATCTTAACTTTATTAATAATACTATATGTTTTTGAACAACAAGAATATAATATTGAAGGAAAATTTAATAATAAAATAACCATGCAAAACATAAGAAATAATTATAAATATGTAAAAGAATATTTAGATAATAATCAAAATAATAAAATTACTTTACTAAACAATATTATATTTACAGAAATAGAAACTGACTCAGAAGATGAGGCTTTTATATTTTTTGATACGCAAAATGGGAGAGGCGTTACATTAGATGCAATAGATTATTTGAAATCATATCATTTAAGAGCTATAAAAGATGATGATTATAGAGATATTATTGCTGAAGATTGGGATCAAAATAATAGATATAACAAAAATAAAAAACATAATAATTTAAATATTTTATTTAACGAAATACTATGGAAAGCTAGAAGATGGACAGGACGCAATATACATTATGAAAATATAAAAGAAATAAAAAGAGAATTTGAAAAAAATACTAAACATAATGATAATGATCAATGTTTATATTATACAAATATTGAAAATATTATGTATATTGATAAAAATATTACTAAAGATATTAATTCCTTAGTATTTAATATTCAAGAAAAAAACATTAAAATTAAAGATAAAAAATATTATCCATTTAAAATACGTCAGCCAATTATGGAAGGTATTAACTTTTTTCTATATACAAATAAATATAATGAGATATATAAATATTTATTTTACAATGATGAAATATCAGATGAATATGAAATTAAAAAATTTAATAAATTATATACAGATATATATAAAACAAATATAAGTAAATATTTAAAATCTTTATTTGAACTGCTTTGTGTTGTTTATTATGATAAATATGGAGAAAAAGATTTATTTAAATTCGCTTTATATTGCGATTATTTAATAGGAAATTATCGTATATTAAAAGCTAGAATATCAAAAGAAACTATAATTAAAATATTAAAATTTGACATAGAAGAAAAAGAAACAGATAATTTATTAGATATTATACAGATGTCATTTGAGGCAGATGAAATTATAAAATTCATAGACAAAATCACTCCTAAAATAAAAGAAAATATAGATATAAAAAAATCAGGAGTAATTTCTAAATATATTATCAGCTATTCAAATTTTATTAAAGATAAAGGTATAGATATAAACATAACATGGATGAAAGATAAAAAAAATATAAAATATAAAATGAATAAATTAAAAGATAGAAAAAATAGTATATTAGAAATAATTTCCAAAGGACAATGA
- a CDS encoding methyl-accepting chemotaxis protein, with protein MSKFNSLAVKVPVILCIVTTILITVMLIISLTIAENGISKSRFEGFETTVMGYASVFDAWFRTQSYILETYASVPIIVEQVSNPNENSLTTLTSTLRTFREKNACAIHVGIVDRNGIIIADSDYPKWIGTKFTDRNINVWNKLHNKEYGYGSVSYGNGLAPSVVNGELSFIFAAPIKYENREIGYLYTVFNWKEFYKNYIEGIKLGDTGGLDVIGPNMKVLMNTDYNKVNTDAPQVYKEVFDKKLSKGVVEYTANNHKMMGSYTKMKYVPWITSMTMTSEEIFAESRKAILSGIVLGIITIVAIAIFINIFIRSITKPLSLVVDEAQKIERGDLTEFTGKIKPRKDEIGILADSFANMRHKLVETIKEVNDASICIMNASEKLAKGNMELSRRTEAQSASLQQTAASMEQMASTIKSSTEYSITGNNMMISSKSSIDEAGDIIIQTTKNIEEVYDASTKIKNITKIIEDIAFQTNILALNASVEAARAGDQGKGFAVVASEVRNLAQTTQSSVKDITDLVENAYDKINKATETAHHSQEIFADLRSKIDETANIMRGISSAAVEQQSGVEQVNRAVSEMDGATQMNNALVNDAENASKDLVAQANSLQQAMKFFKL; from the coding sequence ATGAGTAAATTTAATAGTTTGGCGGTAAAAGTTCCTGTAATTCTTTGTATTGTTACCACTATATTGATAACAGTAATGCTTATTATTTCGCTTACAATAGCAGAAAACGGAATATCTAAAAGCAGATTCGAAGGTTTTGAAACAACAGTAATGGGTTATGCTTCAGTATTTGATGCTTGGTTTAGAACTCAATCTTATATACTTGAAACTTATGCCTCTGTTCCAATAATAGTAGAACAGGTGTCTAATCCTAATGAAAATAGTTTAACAACATTAACTTCAACTTTAAGAACATTCAGAGAAAAAAATGCCTGTGCTATACATGTAGGAATAGTTGATAGAAATGGTATTATAATAGCAGACAGCGATTACCCTAAATGGATAGGAACTAAATTCACAGACAGAAACATAAATGTTTGGAATAAACTTCATAATAAAGAATATGGATATGGCAGCGTAAGCTATGGAAATGGTCTTGCTCCTTCAGTAGTTAATGGTGAATTATCATTTATTTTTGCTGCTCCTATAAAATATGAGAATAGAGAAATAGGTTATTTATATACTGTTTTTAACTGGAAAGAATTTTATAAAAATTATATAGAAGGCATAAAATTAGGAGATACAGGCGGACTAGATGTAATAGGTCCTAACATGAAAGTTCTTATGAATACTGATTATAATAAAGTTAATACAGATGCTCCTCAAGTTTATAAAGAAGTATTTGATAAAAAATTATCAAAAGGAGTTGTTGAATATACTGCTAATAATCATAAGATGATGGGGTCATATACAAAAATGAAATATGTACCTTGGATAACTTCTATGACTATGACTTCAGAAGAAATATTCGCTGAAAGCAGAAAAGCTATATTAAGCGGAATAGTTTTGGGAATTATTACAATAGTAGCAATAGCAATATTCATTAATATATTTATAAGGTCTATAACAAAACCTTTATCTTTAGTAGTAGATGAAGCTCAAAAGATAGAAAGAGGCGATTTAACAGAATTCACAGGAAAAATAAAACCTAGAAAAGATGAAATTGGAATACTGGCAGATAGCTTTGCTAATATGAGACATAAATTAGTTGAAACTATAAAAGAAGTTAATGATGCTTCTATATGTATAATGAATGCTTCAGAAAAATTAGCTAAAGGTAATATGGAATTATCAAGAAGAACAGAAGCTCAGTCAGCTAGTTTGCAGCAGACAGCAGCTTCTATGGAACAGATGGCTTCTACTATAAAATCATCTACTGAATACTCTATAACAGGAAATAATATGATGATATCTTCAAAATCTTCTATAGATGAAGCAGGTGATATCATTATACAAACTACAAAAAATATAGAAGAAGTATATGATGCTAGTACAAAAATAAAAAATATTACTAAAATAATAGAAGATATAGCATTCCAAACTAATATATTAGCATTGAATGCATCTGTAGAAGCAGCAAGAGCTGGAGATCAGGGAAAAGGTTTTGCTGTTGTAGCAAGCGAGGTAAGAAATCTTGCTCAAACTACTCAGTCATCAGTAAAAGATATCACAGACTTAGTAGAAAATGCTTATGATAAAATTAATAAAGCAACTGAAACAGCTCATCATTCTCAGGAAATATTTGCAGATTTAAGATCAAAAATCGATGAAACTGCTAATATAATGAGAGGAATAAGTTCAGCGGCAGTGGAACAGCAGTCAGGCGTGGAGCAGGTTAATAGAGCGGTATCCGAAATGGACGGAGCCACTCAAATGAATAATGCTTTAGTTAATGATGCAGAAAATGCTTCAAAAGACTTAGTTGCTCAGGCCAATTCATTACAGCAAGCTATGAAGTTTTTCAAACTATAA
- a CDS encoding tetratricopeptide repeat protein, with protein sequence MYNTKMENLLNEVSYRLNNEDYHQTLEILDVILKKVPKNYRANLYKGQVCVELKEYEDAVRYFEEAKKVDIKTFKSYNLLGISYHAIKQYDKAIECFNETLKITPNSFKAYNLLGISYFEKKDYTNAIENFNKAIEINPKYDKAFNNLALFYYKNKKYNEAIEFFEHSKSLDERVFKAYDMLGMSYYNINNYEKAIECFTKFLQYNGKSCKIANTLGAVYSFLKDYDNAIKYFNIAIDINPKYANAYNNLALVYFNRKMFDKAALYFDKAKKLDINTFTDYNKLGISYYSKKYYYEAIECFERVIEKNPNAYKAYNFIGICYSSNEEYDKAINYFNKSIEINDRYYKAYNNLALAYYNLKDYNNAIENFNKAIDINNNNADSYNGIGLSYYNLGEKEKSLIYLNRALELNPSYSNSYEILFNIYFDLEEYDNALSIADRIIEANPNSFKHYDKLLSICFDNKDYNKVIEYALRTDKRDDDIYNMLAQSYYRIKDYDNASIYYNKLIENKKSSFELYNNLAVIYYLKKDYDSLIDTYNRYIDNFDLREDNFASYNIFLLSYTLLKVNIIKYNDFLDLFEKSLNKTIEFHNIHNNNNYCTLYKNINYNTDTLKLLLDKKTETENIFNILEKTMEAGKLTAIKPVIEHFNNDFASFSSSINNLDDNNSICIEYEASDSIIIKTKNYSEAENIYGKTAKFITKEDNIHYDTLLSIFSYNSGNDDYRAILNNNNIKIKSIYFPKNFDDSNIEIIRRIINDESIKLCKENN encoded by the coding sequence ATGTACAATACAAAGATGGAAAATCTTTTAAATGAAGTTTCATACAGACTTAATAATGAAGATTATCATCAGACTCTTGAAATATTAGATGTTATATTAAAAAAAGTTCCTAAAAATTATAGAGCAAATCTATATAAAGGACAGGTATGCGTTGAGCTTAAAGAGTATGAAGATGCTGTAAGATATTTTGAAGAAGCTAAAAAAGTAGATATAAAAACTTTTAAATCTTATAATCTTCTTGGTATAAGTTATCATGCTATAAAACAGTATGACAAAGCTATAGAATGTTTCAATGAAACTTTAAAAATCACCCCTAATTCTTTTAAAGCATATAATCTGCTTGGAATAAGTTATTTTGAAAAAAAAGATTATACTAATGCTATAGAAAATTTTAATAAAGCTATAGAAATTAATCCTAAATATGATAAGGCCTTTAATAATTTAGCTTTATTCTATTATAAAAATAAAAAATATAATGAAGCAATAGAATTTTTTGAACATTCAAAATCTTTAGATGAAAGAGTTTTTAAAGCTTATGATATGCTTGGAATGAGCTATTATAATATTAATAATTATGAAAAGGCAATAGAATGCTTTACTAAATTCCTTCAGTATAATGGTAAGTCATGCAAAATAGCTAATACTTTAGGAGCAGTATACTCATTCTTAAAAGATTATGATAATGCAATAAAATATTTCAATATAGCTATAGATATTAATCCTAAATATGCTAATGCTTATAATAATTTAGCTTTAGTTTATTTCAATAGAAAGATGTTCGATAAGGCGGCACTTTATTTTGATAAGGCTAAAAAATTAGATATTAATACTTTTACCGATTATAATAAATTAGGAATAAGCTATTATTCTAAAAAATATTATTATGAAGCTATAGAATGTTTTGAAAGAGTGATAGAAAAAAATCCAAATGCTTATAAGGCTTATAACTTTATAGGTATATGCTACTCATCTAATGAAGAATATGATAAAGCTATAAACTACTTCAATAAATCTATAGAAATTAATGACAGATATTATAAGGCTTATAATAATTTGGCACTAGCCTATTATAATTTAAAAGATTATAATAATGCAATAGAGAATTTCAATAAAGCAATAGATATCAATAATAATAATGCAGATTCATATAACGGAATAGGTTTATCATACTACAATTTAGGAGAAAAAGAAAAATCATTAATTTATTTAAACAGGGCATTAGAGCTTAATCCTTCTTACAGCAATTCTTACGAAATATTATTTAATATATATTTTGATTTAGAAGAATATGATAATGCTTTGAGTATTGCAGATAGAATTATAGAAGCAAATCCTAATTCATTTAAACATTATGATAAATTACTTTCAATATGTTTTGATAATAAAGATTATAATAAAGTTATAGAATATGCATTAAGAACTGATAAAAGAGATGATGATATTTATAATATGCTGGCTCAGTCATACTATAGAATAAAAGATTATGATAATGCCTCTATATATTATAATAAATTAATAGAAAATAAAAAATCATCTTTCGAGCTTTATAATAATTTGGCTGTTATATATTATTTGAAAAAAGATTATGATTCACTTATTGATACTTACAATAGATATATAGATAATTTCGATTTAAGAGAAGATAATTTTGCAAGCTACAATATATTTTTATTATCATATACTTTATTGAAAGTAAATATAATAAAATATAATGACTTTTTAGACTTATTTGAAAAATCTTTAAATAAAACTATAGAGTTCCATAATATACATAATAATAATAATTATTGCACTCTATACAAAAATATTAATTATAATACAGACACTCTTAAATTATTATTAGATAAAAAAACAGAAACAGAAAATATATTTAATATTTTAGAAAAAACTATGGAGGCTGGAAAACTAACAGCAATAAAACCTGTTATAGAACATTTTAATAATGATTTCGCTTCATTTAGTTCATCTATTAATAATTTAGATGATAATAATAGCATATGCATAGAGTATGAAGCTTCAGATTCAATTATAATTAAAACAAAAAATTATAGTGAAGCAGAGAATATTTATGGAAAAACGGCTAAGTTTATCACTAAAGAAGATAATATTCATTATGACACTTTACTTTCTATATTCAGCTATAATTCTGGAAATGATGATTACAGAGCAATTTTAAATAACAATAACATAAAAATAAAAAGTATATACTTCCCTAAAAACTTTGATGATTCCAATATAGAAATTATAAGAAGAATAATCAATGATGAAAGTATTAAACTATGCAAAGAAAATAATTAA
- a CDS encoding carboxymuconolactone decarboxylase family protein, with product MYNINFDIQSTKENYFESETTAYINPPKKIPFFLKLPMWIAKKKVKKDLLLPKILAWNPKTAISSGIMEALITHDDKEVHKRLLKLIRIQISIDVACPFCIDMNSFEYDKENVTDEEIKYLQNKDIDSCPTLSNKEKTALKYISAITKTPVIISEELITEIKKEYSERAILILASTAAQVNYWARLIRGLGVPTAGFTNICKINK from the coding sequence ATGTATAATATAAACTTTGATATACAAAGCACTAAAGAAAATTATTTTGAAAGTGAAACTACTGCATATATTAATCCTCCTAAAAAAATCCCTTTCTTTTTAAAACTGCCTATGTGGATAGCAAAAAAGAAAGTTAAAAAAGATTTACTCCTTCCAAAGATTTTAGCTTGGAATCCTAAAACTGCAATAAGTTCTGGGATAATGGAAGCCTTAATAACTCATGATGATAAAGAAGTACATAAAAGACTTTTAAAACTCATAAGGATACAGATTTCAATAGATGTAGCATGTCCGTTTTGTATAGACATGAACAGCTTTGAATATGATAAAGAAAATGTAACTGATGAAGAAATAAAATATTTACAAAATAAAGATATAGATTCCTGCCCTACTCTATCAAACAAAGAGAAAACAGCTTTAAAATATATTTCAGCCATAACAAAAACGCCTGTAATAATATCCGAAGAATTAATCACAGAAATAAAAAAAGAGTATTCAGAGCGTGCCATATTAATACTAGCTTCCACTGCTGCACAGGTTAATTATTGGGCAAGGCTTATAAGAGGGTTAGGAGTTCCTACTGCTGGGTTTACTAATATATGTAAGATTAATAAATAA
- a CDS encoding tetratricopeptide repeat protein codes for MENINKYLHEVDEHIKNKNYNNAFSLCNDILLINPNNIEAMFKAGYCCYRLKKYDISMMHFIKASSLEKFSTNKAIYKYYIGRCYYSLRVYKEALEYFKEAYNLDNNNKYYTLWLGITYSKIAVNDNDYNTALMYLSMSLGSEDYLVYGYIGYCHIQLKNYDKAIMYLNKSVNLKDNDYLSRYYLGNTYFIMQVYDKALEHLSESVKLKDNDFDNWFALGLLYKVIDENDLSNECFEKARNIALDNNDIDEELDCFIKLTDSQNDEYLNYLYLGICYAKLESYKNAVHYLLESIEINEKYSNENNYLAYYWIGYINYVDSEYEDAVKYFEKSLNLNDNNEENYLVLLWLGDCYFRLGNYKKALFNLKRSIELKDDDADAYKLISELYLKAGKKEKYNNYMTKYKKLIKNINIYDNRYSKKYNDLENIIVYNETENIYQKEEISNNEEIYSKKTDIDHFINLLFQDIEKNDLYNLYSSNTEKKSYIDFNDFNKDNFLSYKNIINNAVKDNFDNSDKITTVRNIITNFDIINDSEIEYAKKIIDDIDELFSYTSESILNTMHYYYKKKDIELYFILMKIIENNL; via the coding sequence ATGGAAAATATTAATAAATATCTGCATGAAGTAGATGAACATATAAAAAATAAGAACTATAATAATGCATTTTCCTTATGCAATGATATTTTATTAATAAATCCTAATAATATAGAGGCAATGTTTAAAGCTGGATATTGCTGTTATAGATTAAAAAAATATGATATATCTATGATGCATTTTATAAAGGCTTCTTCATTAGAAAAATTCAGTACCAATAAAGCTATATATAAATATTATATAGGAAGATGCTACTATTCTTTGAGAGTATATAAAGAGGCATTAGAATATTTTAAAGAAGCCTACAATCTGGATAATAACAATAAATATTACACTTTATGGCTTGGAATAACATATTCTAAAATAGCAGTAAATGATAATGATTATAATACAGCCTTAATGTATTTGTCTATGTCTTTAGGTTCAGAAGATTATTTAGTATACGGATATATAGGGTATTGTCATATTCAATTAAAAAATTATGATAAAGCTATTATGTATTTAAATAAATCTGTAAATTTAAAGGATAATGATTATTTAAGCAGATATTATTTAGGTAATACATATTTTATAATGCAGGTATATGATAAAGCCCTGGAGCATTTAAGTGAATCTGTGAAATTAAAAGATAATGATTTTGATAATTGGTTTGCCTTGGGATTACTGTATAAAGTTATAGATGAAAATGATTTATCAAATGAATGTTTTGAAAAAGCAAGAAATATTGCTTTGGATAATAATGATATTGATGAGGAGCTTGATTGCTTTATTAAACTTACAGATTCTCAAAATGATGAATATTTAAATTATTTATATCTTGGTATTTGCTATGCAAAGCTTGAAAGCTATAAAAATGCTGTGCATTATTTACTTGAATCTATAGAAATAAATGAAAAATATAGTAATGAAAATAACTATTTAGCATATTATTGGATAGGCTATATCAATTATGTGGACAGTGAATACGAAGATGCAGTAAAATATTTTGAAAAGTCTTTAAATTTAAATGATAATAATGAAGAAAATTATTTAGTTTTATTATGGCTTGGAGATTGTTATTTTAGATTGGGTAATTATAAAAAAGCTTTATTTAATTTGAAAAGATCTATAGAACTTAAAGATGATGATGCAGATGCCTATAAATTAATATCTGAATTGTATTTAAAAGCAGGAAAAAAAGAAAAATATAATAATTATATGACTAAATATAAAAAACTTATAAAGAATATAAATATATATGATAATAGGTATTCAAAAAAGTATAATGATCTTGAAAATATAATTGTTTATAATGAAACAGAAAATATTTATCAAAAGGAAGAAATATCAAATAACGAAGAAATTTATTCTAAAAAAACTGATATTGATCATTTTATTAATCTTTTGTTTCAAGATATAGAAAAGAATGATTTATACAATTTATATTCATCTAATACAGAAAAAAAAAGTTATATAGATTTTAATGATTTCAATAAAGATAATTTTTTATCATATAAAAATATTATTAATAATGCTGTAAAAGATAATTTTGATAATTCTGATAAAATAACGACAGTAAGAAATATTATAACAAATTTTGATATTATAAATGATTCAGAAATAGAATATGCCAAAAAGATAATAGATGATATAGATGAATTATTCAGCTATACATCTGAGAGTATATTAAATACTATGCATTATTATTATAAAAAGAAAGATATAGAACTTTATTTTATATTGATGAAAATAATAGAAAATAATTTATAA
- a CDS encoding DUF262 domain-containing protein: MSNQVAADTFSLNKIIDEEMYFSIPNYQRNYVWKEEQIRKLLEDIENAIINNNNEYYIGSLIVFYRKDDNRYDLVDGQQRFTTICLLLIQIKKIIDNNEFVLKFLDKNKKERLIFRARKFANLFNEENQNSDFYIANKEINHFLNRINSDKSIITLNSFIEYIAKNLTFVINKMPNKNQMYINKLFETFNNRGRQLKQHEILKSYLLSKVKNRNIYSIIWESCSIMDNYIEKNLKDILKLDNKTLQTLVNANDRGKADEKDVGVSENIEEYLKSIIKETENQDNLKSKRGLDFYDILNLKRNSDFEDLDNQFENDLYNDSESNYEAPKIRSIISFPMLLLHTLRIFLIENKIAKTVDVKEKELINIFKHIFDDDNISKKTSYFFKLLWKIRVLFDKYVIKFVSDNEDGEVLSICNIIYRKNSRSIERRIDKNNKALSMLQSILYYTQESITQYWLTPFLYQCIKMNDANELYEYLKRMDNILNFYEIETSKTLSEKTIEISAIDDIYSYYHNNPVNIVEKLEAELQNLNYYGCSRYWFYKLEFILWYNYYNNIDSNIFNQNDENINKKIKEILNKFRITSKNSIEHVYPQNDTQVSNNYKWSDETKEECLNSFGNLVLISGSLNSELNNKSYKFAILEDKLEKGDVQSLKSLLILKNNKWDENACKEHLNKVIELYKEYYEKYTK; the protein is encoded by the coding sequence ATGAGTAATCAAGTTGCAGCAGATACATTTAGTTTAAATAAAATAATAGATGAAGAAATGTATTTTAGTATACCAAATTATCAAAGAAACTATGTATGGAAAGAAGAGCAAATAAGAAAACTTTTAGAAGATATAGAAAATGCCATTATAAATAATAATAATGAATATTATATAGGTTCATTAATTGTATTTTATAGAAAAGATGACAATAGATATGACTTGGTAGACGGACAGCAGCGTTTTACTACAATATGCTTACTTTTAATTCAGATAAAAAAAATTATTGATAACAATGAATTTGTATTAAAGTTTTTAGATAAAAATAAAAAAGAAAGATTAATTTTTAGAGCTAGGAAATTTGCTAACCTTTTTAATGAAGAAAATCAAAACTCAGATTTTTATATAGCAAATAAAGAAATAAATCATTTTCTGAATAGGATTAATTCTGATAAAAGCATAATAACATTAAATAGTTTTATAGAATATATTGCTAAAAATTTAACTTTTGTAATTAATAAAATGCCAAATAAAAATCAGATGTATATAAATAAATTATTTGAAACATTTAATAATAGAGGTAGACAATTAAAACAGCATGAAATATTAAAATCTTATTTGCTGTCAAAAGTAAAAAATAGGAATATCTATTCTATAATATGGGAATCATGTTCCATAATGGATAACTATATTGAAAAAAATTTAAAAGATATATTAAAATTAGATAATAAAACACTGCAAACATTAGTTAATGCTAATGACAGAGGAAAGGCTGATGAGAAAGATGTAGGCGTATCAGAAAATATTGAAGAATATTTGAAATCTATAATAAAGGAAACAGAAAATCAAGATAATTTAAAAAGTAAAAGAGGACTTGATTTTTATGACATTTTAAATTTAAAAAGGAATTCTGATTTTGAAGATTTAGATAATCAATTTGAAAATGATTTATATAATGATTCAGAAAGTAATTATGAAGCACCAAAGATAAGAAGTATAATAAGTTTTCCAATGCTTTTATTACATACTTTAAGAATTTTTTTAATAGAAAATAAAATAGCAAAAACAGTAGATGTAAAAGAAAAAGAGCTCATCAATATATTCAAACATATTTTTGATGATGATAATATATCTAAAAAGACATCCTATTTTTTTAAGCTTTTATGGAAAATAAGAGTTCTATTTGATAAATATGTTATTAAATTTGTGTCAGATAATGAAGATGGAGAAGTATTATCTATATGTAATATTATTTATAGAAAAAATAGTAGGAGTATAGAAAGAAGGATAGATAAAAATAATAAAGCTTTATCTATGCTTCAAAGTATATTATACTACACTCAGGAATCAATAACGCAGTATTGGCTTACTCCTTTTTTATATCAATGTATAAAAATGAATGATGCAAATGAGTTATATGAATATTTAAAAAGAATGGATAATATATTAAATTTTTATGAAATTGAAACATCAAAAACTTTAAGTGAAAAAACTATTGAAATATCCGCTATTGATGATATATATAGTTATTACCATAACAATCCCGTAAATATAGTAGAGAAATTAGAAGCGGAATTACAAAATTTAAATTATTACGGATGCAGTAGGTATTGGTTTTATAAATTAGAATTTATTTTATGGTATAATTATTATAATAATATAGATTCTAATATTTTTAATCAAAATGATGAAAATATTAATAAAAAAATAAAAGAGATATTAAATAAATTTAGAATTACTTCTAAAAATTCTATAGAACATGTATATCCTCAAAATGATACACAAGTATCAAACAATTATAAATGGTCTGATGAAACAAAAGAAGAATGTTTAAATAGTTTTGGAAATTTAGTTCTTATTAGTGGAAGTTTAAATTCAGAATTAAATAATAAATCATATAAATTTGCTATATTAGAAGATAAACTTGAAAAAGGAGATGTACAGTCATTAAAATCATTATTGATATTAAAAAACAATAAATGGGATGAAAATGCATGTAAGGAACATTTAAACAAAGTTATCGAATTATATAAAGAGTATTATGAAAAATATACAAAATGA